One Echeneis naucrates chromosome 1, fEcheNa1.1, whole genome shotgun sequence DNA segment encodes these proteins:
- the mtif2 gene encoding translation initiation factor IF-2, mitochondrial isoform X2, which yields MNVMSLVMSSAIRGARRFTQADPVLLRSFLSPPPLSPAWSSAPPPFRKYSSKQVKGQTKGQKTQKVKPKVDKQEVEITQRMTVAALAEAMKKDYDHVLEALLNTSVDVDSLEPDSVLEEKWIKEVVTRSGMKFKWAKLSVSRQKPNRDAHRRPPADPSNLVPRPPVVTIMGHVDHGKTTLLDSLRKSQIASSEAGGITQHIGAFLVQLPTGEKITFLDTPGHAAFSSMRARGADGTDIIILVVAADDGVMNQTVESIQHAKRAKVPIIVAVNKCDRPQADPHRVKQELLAHDVVCEDFGGDVQSIHVSALKGDNLLALAEATVALAEVLELKAEPSGPMEGVIIESRTDKGKGPVTTAIVQRGTLKKGCVLVAGKSWAKVRLLFDENGQTVTGAGPGVAVEVVGWKELPSAGEVILEVESEQRAREVVEWRSSEEEQQKLQEEQNAIELKKRTHLQEYHRERAELSHLSWRQRKVALYQAYKTKVSKRSSERVQDEQLTLPLIIKSDVDGSLEALLKVVDSYDAQHQCELEVVHFGIGDISENDVNMAETFAGRPRFHLWLQRHRQQARAADGGKERGPTQPPLHHLQTDRPVEG from the exons ATGAATGTGATGTCATTGGTGATGTCATCAGCGATACGGGGCGCTCGGCGGTTCACCCAAGCTGATCCAGTTCTGCTCAGGAGCTTCCTGTCTCCGCCTCCCCTTAGTCCTGCTTGGAGCTCCGCCCCCCCTCCCTTCAGGAAGTACAGCTCCAAACAG gtcaaaggtcagacaaaAGGTCAGAAGACCCAGAAGGTCAAGCCCAAAgttgacaaacaggaagtggagatcACACAGAGGATGACAGTGGCTGCACTCGCTGAGGCCATGAAGAAGGACTATG ATCACGTGTTGGAGGCTCTGCTGAACACCTCGGTGGATGTGGACTCTCTGGAACCGGATTCTGTTCTGGAGGAGAAGTGGATTAAGGAGGTGGTGACTCGATCTGGGATGAAGTTCAAATGGGCCAAACTGAGCGTGAGCAGACAGAAACCTAACAGGGACGCCCACCGGAG GCCTCCAGCAGACCCATCCAACCTGGTGCCCCGCCCCCCGGTGGTCACCATCATGGGTCATGTGGATCATGGGAAGACCACCCTCCTGGACAGTCTGAGGAAGAGCCAGATCGCGTCTTCGGAAGCTGGAGGGATTACTCAGCACATCGGGGCCTTCCTGG tcCAGTTGCCTACAGGGGAGAAGATCACCTTCTTGGACACGCCGGGTCACGCCGCCTTCTCTTCCATGAGAGCCCGTGGAGCTGACGGCACTGACATTATCATCCTGGTGGTGGCGGCAGACGACGGCGTCATGAACCAAACGGTTGAGTCCATTCAGCATGCCAAGAGAGCGAAAG TGCCGATTATCGTGGCGGTCAATAAGTGCGACCGCCCGCAGGCCGACCCTCACAGGGTCAAACAGGAACTGTTGGCTCATGATGTCGTGTGTGAGGACTTTGGAGGAGACGTCCAGTCCATCCATGTCTCTGCTCTGAAG GGCGACAACCTGCTGGCTCTGGCTGAGGCCACGGTGGCGTTGGCTGAGGTTCTGGAGCTGAAGGCAGAGCCAAGCGGCCCCATGGAGGGAGTGATCATTGAAAGCCGGACCGATAAAGGCAAGGG TCCCGTGACCACAGCCATTGTCCAGAGGGGGACACTGAAAAAGGGCTGTGTCCTGGTGGCGGGCAAGAGTTGGGCTAAGGTCCGCCTCCTGTTTGATGAGAACGGGCAGACAGTGACGGGGGCGGGGCCTGGTGTTGCAGTGGAAGTGGTTGGCTGGAAGGAGTTGCCGTCCGCTGGTGAAGTCATCCTGGAGGTCGAGTCGGAG cagcgaGCGAGGGAGGTGGTGGAGTGGAGGAGTtctgaggaggagcagcaaAAGCTGCAGGAAGAGCAGAACGCCATTGAGCTCAAAAAAAGGACACACCTGCAAGAATACCACAGGGAGAGGGCGGAGCTGTCTCACCTGAGCTGGCGGCAGAGGAAGGTGGCGCTGTACCAAGCCTACAAGACGAAGGTGTCCAAGAGGTCAAGCGAGAGGGTGCAGGACGAGCAGCTGACGCTGCCTCTCATCATCAAAA GTGATGTGGATGGGTCCCTGGAGGCCCTCTTGAAAGTGGTAGACAGTTATGATGCTCAacaccagtgtgagctggaggTCGTTCACTTTGGAATCGGAGACATCTCAGAGAACGACGTCAACATGGCCGAAACCTTCGCAGGTAGACCCAG